From one Sardina pilchardus chromosome 6, fSarPil1.1, whole genome shotgun sequence genomic stretch:
- the LOC134083128 gene encoding uncharacterized protein LOC134083128 isoform X2, with protein MRIIILVLTCLGKCCLSSNKVQQHVLLGSTTAINCGSLKIDFTDEVKWFFSKDQDSKQLLYRINKQGQVLLHSQMKGPKRTVANNRSLIIKDFNEEDEGLYTCEVGLCQGTSSCARATSEWILEKKTPPSKWWYAIRGHGYQHECPGVIGKAVQWTFQPLKGEINRQYSQNSSLVFTNIEHHMAGNYTCWIISENGQEERAFSLILCIVSGTSDERESLQNCTILCSKHSDAEKLDPFVVVTDRVNITVYHKSKRPDGLVDCIVTFKGGVHKNDTIQSTTSEYITNAPGMDMENETHSENAAPFSPGISQAATSVGISLTVCLVLCCLVAVSVACLRRRRESSIDCLRNCHCHGVRHPDNSRLEDEVLYISMPFRRSDGSVLRSANECVYSDIKVQNAK; from the exons ATGAGGATCATCATCTTAGTGTTGACCTGCCTAGGGAAATGCTGCCTGTCGTCAAACAAAG ttCAGCAACATGTTTTATTGGGGAGTACAACAGCTATAAACTGTGGAAGTTTGAAAATAGATTTTACCGATGAAGTCAAGTGGTTCTTCAGTAAAGACCAGGACTCTAAACAATTGTTATAtcgcataaacaaacaagggcAAGTTCTTCTCCACTCACAGATGAAGGGCCCAAAAAGGACAGTTGCAAACAATAGGTCACTGATTATCAAAGACTTTAACGAAGAAGATGAAGGACTTTATACCTgtgaagtaggcctatgccaAGGCACGTCATCATGCGCCAGAGCCACATCTGAGTGGATTTTAG aaaaaaagactccACCATCAAAGTGGTGGTATGCTATTAGAGGTCATGGCTATCAACATGAATGTCCAGGTGTGATCGGCAAGGCTGTTCAATGGACCTTTCAGCCATTGAAAGGGGAAATAAATAGACAATATTCTCAAAATTCCTCTCTTGTCTTTACCAACATTGAACACCATATGGCGGGAAATTACACGTGTTGGATTATATCAGAGAATGGACAAGAAGAGAGAGCTTTTTCATTGATACTTTGCATCGTCTCTG GCACTTCCGATGAAAGGGAATCGCTGCAGAACTGCACTATTCTGTGTAGCAAACACAGTGATGCGGAGAAGTTAGATCCATTTGTTGTGGTCACTGACAGAGTGAATATCACTGTATACCACAAATCAAAGAGACCAGATGGACTGGTGGACTGCATTGTCACTTTTAAAGGTGGTGTGCATAAAAATGACACCATTCAATCAACTACTTCAG AGTACATAACAAATGCCCCTGGCATGGACATGGAAAATGAGACTCATTCAGAGAATGCAG CACCGTTTTCTCCTGGCATTTCCCAAGCTGCAACGTCAGTAGGGATCAGCTTAACTGTCTGTTTAGTTTTGTGTTGTCTGGTTGCTGTGTCGGTTGCGTGTctcagaagaagaagag AATCCAGCATTGACTGTCTCAGAAATTGCCATTGTCATGGAGTTCGTCATCCAGATAACTCCAGATTAGAG gATGAAGTACTGTACATTTCAATGCCGTTTAGAAGATCTGATGGAAGTGTGTTGAGATCTGcaaatgaatgtgtgtacagtgaTATCAAagtgcaaaatgcaaaatga
- the LOC134083128 gene encoding uncharacterized protein LOC134083128 isoform X1, with amino-acid sequence MLIELPEFSCPSSHILCVVEGAVDSGMRIIILVLTCLGKCCLSSNKVQQHVLLGSTTAINCGSLKIDFTDEVKWFFSKDQDSKQLLYRINKQGQVLLHSQMKGPKRTVANNRSLIIKDFNEEDEGLYTCEVGLCQGTSSCARATSEWILEKKTPPSKWWYAIRGHGYQHECPGVIGKAVQWTFQPLKGEINRQYSQNSSLVFTNIEHHMAGNYTCWIISENGQEERAFSLILCIVSGTSDERESLQNCTILCSKHSDAEKLDPFVVVTDRVNITVYHKSKRPDGLVDCIVTFKGGVHKNDTIQSTTSEYITNAPGMDMENETHSENAAPFSPGISQAATSVGISLTVCLVLCCLVAVSVACLRRRRESSIDCLRNCHCHGVRHPDNSRLEDEVLYISMPFRRSDGSVLRSANECVYSDIKVQNAK; translated from the exons ATGCTCATCGAGTTGCCTGAGTTCAGTTGTCCTTCGTCACATATCTTATGTGTTGTTGAAGGTGCTGTGGACAGTGGGATGAGGATCATCATCTTAGTGTTGACCTGCCTAGGGAAATGCTGCCTGTCGTCAAACAAAG ttCAGCAACATGTTTTATTGGGGAGTACAACAGCTATAAACTGTGGAAGTTTGAAAATAGATTTTACCGATGAAGTCAAGTGGTTCTTCAGTAAAGACCAGGACTCTAAACAATTGTTATAtcgcataaacaaacaagggcAAGTTCTTCTCCACTCACAGATGAAGGGCCCAAAAAGGACAGTTGCAAACAATAGGTCACTGATTATCAAAGACTTTAACGAAGAAGATGAAGGACTTTATACCTgtgaagtaggcctatgccaAGGCACGTCATCATGCGCCAGAGCCACATCTGAGTGGATTTTAG aaaaaaagactccACCATCAAAGTGGTGGTATGCTATTAGAGGTCATGGCTATCAACATGAATGTCCAGGTGTGATCGGCAAGGCTGTTCAATGGACCTTTCAGCCATTGAAAGGGGAAATAAATAGACAATATTCTCAAAATTCCTCTCTTGTCTTTACCAACATTGAACACCATATGGCGGGAAATTACACGTGTTGGATTATATCAGAGAATGGACAAGAAGAGAGAGCTTTTTCATTGATACTTTGCATCGTCTCTG GCACTTCCGATGAAAGGGAATCGCTGCAGAACTGCACTATTCTGTGTAGCAAACACAGTGATGCGGAGAAGTTAGATCCATTTGTTGTGGTCACTGACAGAGTGAATATCACTGTATACCACAAATCAAAGAGACCAGATGGACTGGTGGACTGCATTGTCACTTTTAAAGGTGGTGTGCATAAAAATGACACCATTCAATCAACTACTTCAG AGTACATAACAAATGCCCCTGGCATGGACATGGAAAATGAGACTCATTCAGAGAATGCAG CACCGTTTTCTCCTGGCATTTCCCAAGCTGCAACGTCAGTAGGGATCAGCTTAACTGTCTGTTTAGTTTTGTGTTGTCTGGTTGCTGTGTCGGTTGCGTGTctcagaagaagaagag AATCCAGCATTGACTGTCTCAGAAATTGCCATTGTCATGGAGTTCGTCATCCAGATAACTCCAGATTAGAG gATGAAGTACTGTACATTTCAATGCCGTTTAGAAGATCTGATGGAAGTGTGTTGAGATCTGcaaatgaatgtgtgtacagtgaTATCAAagtgcaaaatgcaaaatga
- the LOC134083128 gene encoding uncharacterized protein LOC134083128 isoform X3, whose translation MKGPKRTVANNRSLIIKDFNEEDEGLYTCEVGLCQGTSSCARATSEWILEKKTPPSKWWYAIRGHGYQHECPGVIGKAVQWTFQPLKGEINRQYSQNSSLVFTNIEHHMAGNYTCWIISENGQEERAFSLILCIVSGTSDERESLQNCTILCSKHSDAEKLDPFVVVTDRVNITVYHKSKRPDGLVDCIVTFKGGVHKNDTIQSTTSEYITNAPGMDMENETHSENAAPFSPGISQAATSVGISLTVCLVLCCLVAVSVACLRRRRESSIDCLRNCHCHGVRHPDNSRLEDEVLYISMPFRRSDGSVLRSANECVYSDIKVQNAK comes from the exons ATGAAGGGCCCAAAAAGGACAGTTGCAAACAATAGGTCACTGATTATCAAAGACTTTAACGAAGAAGATGAAGGACTTTATACCTgtgaagtaggcctatgccaAGGCACGTCATCATGCGCCAGAGCCACATCTGAGTGGATTTTAG aaaaaaagactccACCATCAAAGTGGTGGTATGCTATTAGAGGTCATGGCTATCAACATGAATGTCCAGGTGTGATCGGCAAGGCTGTTCAATGGACCTTTCAGCCATTGAAAGGGGAAATAAATAGACAATATTCTCAAAATTCCTCTCTTGTCTTTACCAACATTGAACACCATATGGCGGGAAATTACACGTGTTGGATTATATCAGAGAATGGACAAGAAGAGAGAGCTTTTTCATTGATACTTTGCATCGTCTCTG GCACTTCCGATGAAAGGGAATCGCTGCAGAACTGCACTATTCTGTGTAGCAAACACAGTGATGCGGAGAAGTTAGATCCATTTGTTGTGGTCACTGACAGAGTGAATATCACTGTATACCACAAATCAAAGAGACCAGATGGACTGGTGGACTGCATTGTCACTTTTAAAGGTGGTGTGCATAAAAATGACACCATTCAATCAACTACTTCAG AGTACATAACAAATGCCCCTGGCATGGACATGGAAAATGAGACTCATTCAGAGAATGCAG CACCGTTTTCTCCTGGCATTTCCCAAGCTGCAACGTCAGTAGGGATCAGCTTAACTGTCTGTTTAGTTTTGTGTTGTCTGGTTGCTGTGTCGGTTGCGTGTctcagaagaagaagag AATCCAGCATTGACTGTCTCAGAAATTGCCATTGTCATGGAGTTCGTCATCCAGATAACTCCAGATTAGAG gATGAAGTACTGTACATTTCAATGCCGTTTAGAAGATCTGATGGAAGTGTGTTGAGATCTGcaaatgaatgtgtgtacagtgaTATCAAagtgcaaaatgcaaaatga